TATGGCAATGACGACCATGTGTATTGGTATACCGGAATTACATCTTTAGGGCGGGACGAAAGCACGGTTGGCTTTATTTTGGTGAACTCAAGAACCAAGGAAGCAAAGTGGTATAAGGTAGCCGGGGCGAATGAAGCGGGCGCGCGGAAGTCGGCGGAAGGTCAGGTTCAGGAAAAAGGATACCGGGCCGGCTATCCGATTTTGTATAATATCAATGGCATTCCTACTTATATAGCGCCGCTCAAGGATAAGGAAGGCTTATTGAAAGCAATTGCATCTATTTCTGTTGAAAATTATAATCTGGTAGGGGTAGGACCGGATATTGAAAGCTCGTTGCGGGCTTACCAGCAAAGTCTTGCCAATCGCGGCAATATGTTTATCCCCGGAAATGAGGTTGCCAGAGCCGAGCTAACCGGTAAGATCAGCCGTCTATCCCAGGTTGTAAAGGGCGGGGAGTCGTATTTTTATCTCATGCTGGAAGGCGATCCGCGCATCTTTATCGGCACTATCAATACTGCTCCGAAACTGCCGCTGGTAAAGCCCGGTGATGTTGTGAAGATAACGGTTAATAATACTCATGATGAAACGATTAATATTGTTGGATTTCAGGGAGAGAATTATTAAGCGGGGGTGACGGCGGTGGTTCGTCAATGGATTGTGAGGGTACAATGATAGCCAATAAGTATAAAGCTGCACTTACGCTGGGAGCAGCTTCGGTTGGCTTGCTGGCCGGCTTTCCCTATAGTCACCATTTTTGGGGAGGCTTGCTGACGAGCGCCTGTCAGGCTGCCGTAGTGGGCGGGTTGGCCGATTGGTTTGCAGTAACGGCTTTATTCCGTAAACCGCTCGGTATACCGTTCAGAACAGCAATTGTACCACGGAACCGCAAAAAGATTTTTCAAGCGATTGCTGAAATGGTGCAAGTGGAGTTATTGTCAAAAGAGAATATCGCCAAAACGCTGGTAAATTATGATTTATCAGCCGTTGCCCTGCATTTTCTGAATGAGCATGATGGCCGTAAATACCTTAAAGAAATTGTTTATCAATTTGCTTATAAGTTTATTGAACAGGTGGAGCCGGATGAACTGGGTGTTATCATTGGCGGGATATTAAAAAAATACGCCCGGGACGCCAGGCTTGCGCCACTCATTATTGAATCAAGTGAATGGCTGATTGAGAACAAGTATGATGACCAAATCATAGATTTTTTCATTGCTCAGCTGGAAAGTATTGGGGAGCAACAACCATTCCGGCATTTGCTGGGCGATTTGGTGCTGGAGGCGCGCAAATCGTATGAACGGGACAGCGAGCGCCGCCGGATATTTAATGATTTGTTCCAGTTGTCTCAGCAGCAGCTGGCCAAAGATGCCCAGAAAGCTTTGCTGGATTTTCTTGACGAAGTAAAAAGTAGCGGACATCCTCTCCGCAGCCGCCTGAAGGACAGGCTGGTCCGGTTAATCGTTAATTTGCGGAGCGATGAGGCCTTGCAGCAGCAAATCGAGGACTGG
This genomic interval from Dendrosporobacter quercicolus contains the following:
- a CDS encoding DUF445 domain-containing protein translates to MDCEGTMIANKYKAALTLGAASVGLLAGFPYSHHFWGGLLTSACQAAVVGGLADWFAVTALFRKPLGIPFRTAIVPRNRKKIFQAIAEMVQVELLSKENIAKTLVNYDLSAVALHFLNEHDGRKYLKEIVYQFAYKFIEQVEPDELGVIIGGILKKYARDARLAPLIIESSEWLIENKYDDQIIDFFIAQLESIGEQQPFRHLLGDLVLEARKSYERDSERRRIFNDLFQLSQQQLAKDAQKALLDFLDEVKSSGHPLRSRLKDRLVRLIVNLRSDEALQQQIEDWKTSQLSNKIDFVQYSTSFIAEWRMKAVQNKEQAAWLGELSNQLNQFIDEFAASKTRRLNFDHQVKQLIGKWLDSNQAEIGSLVKNSLKKMTDDMLVEFIETRVGNDLQMIRINGSVVGGLAGMCIYLLTFWW